One genomic window of Coffea eugenioides isolate CCC68of chromosome 1, Ceug_1.0, whole genome shotgun sequence includes the following:
- the LOC113770208 gene encoding uncharacterized protein LOC113770208, with the protein MSSAAAFNFHAMTEKLGICKALLVSGLLLWVIFVLFFKDPRCSNSKSFPLLRTETASSSNSTSTDTPSPTTLKHIAFGLQGSEKTYHFRRAYIEAWWRPKKTKGYVYLDRPPTGNLLPWSRKSPPYRINDDLSKLFQVVRPKDPVMPRMVHGILELFREEHEGVRWIVMGDDDTIFFVDNLVDVLSKYDHTKYFYIGYPSEFVLSNYWYSFNQAFGGSGIILSYPLAKALVQDMDRCLKTYASLSADLMTMRCLADIGADLTPQKGFHQIDLRGDLSGFLSSHPKDLVLSLHHIDAVDPYFPSMDRAKSTNHLMKAANVDQSRLFQQTICHHRQNNWSFSISWGYSTHIYEKIMARSWLRMPIETFKTWQKSPNPPRYMFNVRRPFGDPCEAPHVFFFQSVKKISRNEILTVYSRSASRNLPACASSGNHSAEHVSKIHVFSPATKRTEIHISECCDIVRVDNTGKAEVKFRECMADEIIA; encoded by the exons ATGTCGTCTGCAGCTGCATTCAATTTTCATGCAATGACAGAAAAACTAGGAATATGCAAAGCACTGCTAGTTTCAGGTCTTCTTCTTTGGGTGATCTTTGTGCTCTTTTTCAAGGATCCAAGATGCTCAAATTCTAAATCCTTTCCTCTATTGAGAACAGAAACAGCTTCTTCTTCAAACTCAACATCTACTGATACTCCTAGTCCTACTACTCTCAAACATATTGCCTTTGGACTTCAAGGTTCTGAGAAAACTTACCACTTTAGAAGGGCTTATATCGAGGCCTGGTGGAGACCCAAAAAAACAAAGGGTTATGTCTATCTTGATAGGCCTCCCACAGGGAATCTCCTCCCATGGTCGCGGAAATCTCCTCCTTATAGAATCAACGATGATCTCAGCAAATTGTTCCAGGTAGTCAGACCGAAGGATCCTGTTATGCCTCGAATGGTACATGGGATTTTGGAGTTATTTCGTGAAGAGCACGAGGGGGTCAGATGGATAGTCATGGGAGATGATGATACTATTTTTTTCGTCGATAATTTAGTGGATGTTCTCTCAAAATATGATCACACAAAGTACTTCTACATAGGGTATCCATCTGAATTTGTTTTGTCAAATTACTGGTATAGTTTTAACCAGGCATTTGGTGGAAGTGGGATCATTCTCAGTTATCCTCTAGCAAAAGCATTAGTGCAAGATATGGATCGTTGCCTTAAAACATATGCAAGTCTTTCAGCTGATCTAATGACCATGAGATGTCTAGCTGACATCGGAGCTGATCTTACTCCCCAGAAAGGTTTCCACCAG ATAGATTTACGAGGCGATTTATCAGGTTTCTTGTCATCTCATCCTAAAGATTTAGTATTGTCCCTTCACCACATTGACGCAGTAGATCCATATTTCCCCTCAATGGATCGTGCTAAATCCACAAACCATCTAATGAAAGCCGCAAATGTTGATCAATCGCGCTTATTTCAACAAACCATTTGCCACCACAGGCAAAACAACTGGTCTTTTTCCATATCTTGGGGCTACTCCACTCATATCTATGAGAAAATAATGGCTCGAAGTTGGCTAAGAATGCCCATTGAAACATTCAAGACATGGCAAAAAAGTCCAAATCCGCCACGTTACATGTTCAATGTTAGAAGACCATTTGGTGATCCTTGTGAGGCTCCTCACGTTTTCTTCTTCCAATCTGTAAAGAAAATCTCCAGAAATGAAATTCTCACAGTCTATTCAAGATCAGCATCTCGGAATTTGCCTGCTTgtgcttcaagtggcaatcatTCTGCTGAGCATGTATCCAAGATACACGTGTTCTCACCGGCAACCAAGCGTACTGAG